A region of the Enoplosus armatus isolate fEnoArm2 chromosome 8, fEnoArm2.hap1, whole genome shotgun sequence genome:
CAAACGGTTTACATGGTGTCCACAGCTCTGCTAAGCGTGTGCTGTTCATCCTGAGTAGGAGCAGAGTGTTGCCTTTGGTATAGAAACATTAAAGAGAGAGGGTGTAAAGAAGGAaagcactgaaataaaaaggaatcaGATTTCTACTGAGACTCAGCTGAGGTTTGGCAGTGTGAGCTCTAATCCAGACTCatgtcctcgtcctcctctttcttctctttggaGTCTCCTTTACTGCCCTGCATGGCTCTGGCAAACGCCTCCACGTCTGacaaggagacaaaatacaTACGATTATACATAAATAACAGAAGAAATACATTGATtagagaaaatattttacaaaaaaagaaatctgagtTACAATCTGTCATATTAGCTTCGACTGAACGATAAGAGcggattatttatttattttttgtttacgCAGTAccaggactgtggattttgtgctccatctcctccattaAAATTGCTTTGCTGTCAGTATGGACAGAGGGAATCGTATAATACTGTTTTATCTTATATATTCCCAGTATTACACTGTGGAAACAACTTTAGTTTAGTTCCACCActtgtgcgtgtttgtgtctcaCCTCCTTTGTTGGCGGCGTCCACAGCTTCTGCCGGCAGACCGAACTGAGTCAAGAGAGGGCCGAGCTGCCCGGAGGCCAAGGCACTGCTGAACATGCTCATCGCCTGAGGTAGGGGGGAATCACAGTCATCGGGTTTCATTCAAAACTGTCTGACATCAAGCTGCAGCAATGAAACAGCCTCACTAAATGAACTGTGGTACCTTGTTATAATGCCTGTCACCAAATACCACCATGATGAAGATTACTGGTAACCAACTGCATATGTTCCATTGAACACACCTGATTAGCTGATCGGGTGTGGGTGCACGGTCTTCCTTCGtgcataataaaaacacagcctcCGTCTCAAAGTACAACTTCAGTGTTTATTTGGAgccactttgtgtttttctgttaccTGCTGAAACTGAGGTGAGTTGATTGTGTTCTGGATCTCGTCAGCGCTCTGCGGTAAACTTTCTCCGCTGGGGAGGAAGGGCAGGAGCCTCTGCTGGATCTCAGCGTTAGTCAGGATGGGAGCCATCATCTCCGGGGTGCAGACACTCGCTAGGTCCACTACAGAGCAGGAGAGTAGTCCCGTTAGCCAAATTGAATGAAATACTGATGCTGGTAGCGACTAGGCAGTCCTAACTCAGTCCCACACCAAGACTTCGACCCCACATTCAGACATCCGCCACTCACCCGCTGATCCCTGAGCAGCAGCCGAAGCTGGGACGTTCATGGTGGCGAGGATGCTCTGAAGGTCACTGAGCTGGATGGGCTGGTGGGAGGCAGGACTTCCAACGGAGGCTGGGACCACTGGGGTCTGAGCTGAGGCTGCAAATGAGACAGACAAGGGAGGTGTCAATGCAAAGAGTAAACAAGGTATTAAAAATGGAACACTTCTCTAATCTTCCGCTCTCCACCACATTCATTCAACGTTGATAAAGTATGAAGAAACCTATCAATCAACCTCTTGGCATATCATCCAACATCTAATTACCATGAATGTACAGCTATCCAGTCTAAGAAAAACCGTGAATCTTACTGACATAATGACAGTGCTGTACTTCATGTACCTGGGGTGGAGGGAGCAACACTAGTGGGGGAGACAGCTGAGGCAGCAGGAGTCACAGGGGTGGTGGGGGCCTGAGAGGAGCTCAGTCTGGGGGCTCCACTTGATGCAGGagtggctgctgctgattggctaCGAGAGCTgagaaggagggggggcagaAGTAAGGGAAGAAGGCAGGAGAGCTCATAAGTTCTGTAGTAATTGATCATATTTTTACTTCTCCTATATTCCACATCTGTAATGACAGTGCTGATATGTGTGTGGTGCTCTGGCTCACCTGGATGAGGAGCTGCTGGTTGCTGGTCCTCCACTGCCCAGCAGGTTGGCGAGTCCTGGTCCTGCTAGAGCTCCCAGACCTCCTTAGACAAACgcaaataaatcaaaaagggTCCAAATTGATCTCCGATTCTTATTTCAAACAAATACGAGAGCGGTGAGCTTTTAGCTTCATTTCATGTTGAGTACAGGGAAAACATCTGTTAAAATGAGATTTCAACACGACATGTGCTAATTACTACAGGACATTTGgattagaaatatatataactTTACACTGCTAATCATATTTGATCAAAAGACTATGTATtatgtgtgtactgtgtattacattttattataaaactTTGGAAAATCTGgacaaaaataaagtgaacaaaCTCAAAAGCAGTAAGGCTTGAGTGTGATTCTACTAAGTAAGAGCTTTTGTCTCATTAAGAGTAATAACGAGGGCCCCTTACTAAACCTTATTTACATCCCCCGGTCTTTTTATATAGCAGGCCATATGCAAGTACATAGTACAAGTAATACTTTGACTTTTTAAGGTGCAATTTGgctttaaaaacatacatttacatgtcaACTTGAAGGAAACTGCTGCCACCGCGAAAAAAGATCCCCTAGGGAAGACGCGATGTGACAGAAATTggtgatgtgttgtttttgaaggTTGTTACCTGGAAGACTTCCCTTCTCTCAACAGATGAATGAGTCTCTGCTGTGGTGATTTGAAGATTTATACATGTCAAAGAAATATCCAGTGGTGCTCACCCAGTCCTCCCAGTCCTGTTGGTCCGATCAGCTGCATCAGCTGGTTGTGGCTCATGTTTCCCAGCAGGTTTTGCAGGCCCCCCTCTCCTCCGAGGGCGGAGAGTTCGTGGCCGCTGCTGCCACCGCCGCCTGCTGTTCCAGGAATTGGAGGGTTGTTGAGGTACTCGTTCACCTTACGACAGTGCTCATCATCCTTGTCAGTCTTTGGCTCCTAATGGAAATAAGGCAAGCAAGAATTCCTAGAAGTCAGAGCTAAATTCTCCACAGACAAAACGAACAGGCTCAATTATATCCAAGTTATTCCTATGTGGTCACACAAGGCAGGTTTGACCAAAAAGATTAAACTAATTGTGGTTTTGCCTCTCTGTTTTGTATAAAGTACtcatacacacaacacatagcTGAGAACTGTGTACAAAACGTGTATCAACTGTTggtgaaaaatatttttggaataaaaaaaaatctattctaATAAGTTATAAAACCACAGGACATAACCTAgtttctttgattaaaaaaatcaaagactGGAGCAGATGAAAGGAGAAAACCACTGGTGGgaataaatattaaaagtgTGGCAGCCTGACAAATACACTGATTACAGCCATGCACAGCCTGTCATCATGACTGTAAtaatctctcttcttctctgctcatCACTCTTATTGCCTCCCACTTCACTTTCCCACTCAGTTTCCTCTCTATTGAACATCCACCTGCCTGCACCCAAATGTACACAGATGTCATGCATTCGCTAAGACAGTCTCCATTTCTTCTccctttaaaaaagaaaatcttccTCTCACCTGCATCCAGAAGAACAGTCTCTTGGATCCGGCCTTGAACTTCAGGACATAGACACGTCCAGTGGTGCACTGGCTCACCCTCTTGAATTCACAGTCATCAGGGAAGATGATCAGGTCCTGGAGCAGGAAAGGCACATCATAAGACAttcaagagagagagggcaaaaACACTGAGGATTCTCTGCCACAACAAATCATCATCAACCAACTGAAAGGGAAAACCACAGCAGCAATGTCACTGCAGCTCTGAAATAAAGTCATGGTCACCTTGCTTTCTCTGCAGAAGGCCAGCTAAATTTGGATTCAATGTGTCAGCACTGCTTGTATGAAAAACGCTAGTATGTACAAATACAGAATGATGATAGAAAGTCTTTTTTTCATTGGCATGCCGCCACTGCCCTCTTTTTCTTTACGGTATTTGTGGAATGTATAACATGTCTGGGGATAGGTCTTAAATTCTACTCAGCCACAGACCTAAAATCATCACAtaaacaacaaagtaaaaaaaatggttAGCTTTACAAATTTCACTCCTTCTAGAATCACTGATTACATTaagtatatatatttgtcatttgaatAAGAGAATTTACCAAATTGCAAATCATAACTGCTGACTAGAGTTAGTTACTTACATCATCAACATTCCCAGAGGTCCTGTCCTTCCAGCAGAAGTGAATCAGGGAGTCGTCGGACTGCTGGATGTACACCGTGCCCTTACGTTTGTCTGGTGTCACTACGTTCCCCTTCAGGGTCATTTTCCCAGCACGGAACTCCACCAGGTACTTGCTGGAGCTTCCCCTAGAGCCGCTCACCAAACTTGGAAACAGAGCGCCTGACGACATCTTTAGATCTCTTTGTAAATCAGCCTGAacactggaggaaaagaaaaaaggagtcAGCTTTAGAAGGCCATGCTAGCATTTTACAATGGCATGGTTATTTATAGTTATGAgtaacaaaattacaaaaagaaggaaacataAGTTGGAATATTtcgtgcatttttattttttctgaacCCCAGAATTGTTTTCATGGATTtgtggacagagacagaaatgtacCACCACATTAACACCAGctagttttacttttacttattttgtaAAGCGTTCTTCCCGTATATTTCTCAATACTATATGACAATATGGCTTAGAAATATATTGTCTAACACTGACGATCATATCTCATAAATAAGttacttaaataaatacaaataactTAAACTAACTATTCAATCGGAAGCAGGCAAACTCGAATCTTCAGAAAACGTTGACATGAACTCAAGGAGTTGGCAACTGCACTGTCCGTTAGGTTAGGAGACTTGAGTGGCAAACGATGCTTGATTCTTACAGCAACTTCTTTTAGAATAACACTTTATGCGTGATGTCTGGCAGTCACAATGTTGTTGCTGAGTGTggaactgtgtgtttatgtcacaAAGACCTTTCAAAGCGAATTAGCgagttagctagttagctatcGTTAGCTGTGAGGAGTTCTGTGTCATGTTGGTTGtcaatgctaacgttagcccaTGACTTGGCTAAACCGACGAGCGACGGAGGCCAAAGTCTTCAAATTTATTCAGCAAGCTAAAGTCATGCAAGTGTTTCTAAAATAACAGCCAACCTTGTAGAGGGCTGTCATTTGAACAGCTTAATGTGAAACTGAAGTTTACAAATGAATCGTGTTCAAATACCTGAAGTTGAGTTAGCAGAGTTAACCAAGTTTCTTTCTTTACGTCGTTTGCTAGTCACGAAACTCACTTCCGTGTTGATTTCCTGTTACGTCGTGAGCGCGgcgttatttttttcttttttcagcccGTCCCACACGTTTTGCGGCAAGTCCCGCCCTGCTGTACTGTGATTGGCTAGGTTGTTATTTCGACGTGCCCTTGTGATTGGATGCCGGCTCCACCGGTTTTTCTGTCAAATTTTCGCCAAGGCCCGTTTTAAACGCTAGTGACACTACTGACATTAacataatgtaataatacatatccatccatccattttctgtaaccgcttatcctttgcagggtcgcgggggggctggagccaatctCAGCTGACATTGAGCTAGAGGCAGgatacaccctggacaggttaataataaatataacaaatatacGTTTATTTTAAATCCTTATATCTACAGGGGGAATGCAACTTAATTTCGCTCTACGCAATTTAACCCCTTGTTCATATAACATTTGCTTCTCAGCAAATCATGTATTCATAAGTAACTTTATTCAATGAACATATTACACTCAATCTTGAACCATGTGTTGCCATCTAGAAAAATAAAGGGTTAGAGAACTATATAAGATAACAAAATACGCATAATTATTTGAAATTAAAGCAATTcagttaaaataacatttggtTTTTTTATCTGGATGCTAGCTAACAATCAGCTTTAAAGTTATGCTAACGTTACAAAAAACACCATGTAGTTTATTCTGGGATAATGTGACCATGTATTGTCATAATTACATATTGGAAAAACTctcacattattttcacattaaaactgtaCTGTTTTTCAATAAACATTGTGTACTaacaaatattattatattattacgCCTattgtagtaataataataatggtggTGGCGATGATGAGGGTACCGATGCTGTTTATTTATAACACTTCATAAACCTAAGACACTAAACATAtttaatgtattaaatgttattAAGGAGATTCCAGCTTCTTGGGGTCGACCAATGAAAGTAGTTAGGGGCGTGGTCGAGGCAATGAAAACTCGCGAGAGACGAGAATGGGAGGGTTTCCGTGCGACCGCTCCACACGGATTGACAGCTTGTTCCCTCCCGCTGTAGCCGTTAGCTCAGTGGCTGTACTGCCGGCTGTTTGAATGGTTTAGCGGTGGAGAGCAAGGCTGAACTGGGATGCGAGTATTATAAAAATCGAGATACTcttcactttaaaaaacaaacagaagacgCACTGCCCGGGGTTGGAAACAAAGGTAAGAAGTGCACAGAGTTAGCCAGTGGGCTAACATTAGTCAGCTTTGTTGCCCTTGGATTAGTTAGCGAGCTAAATGCTAGCTGGCTTATTCAAACCAGGCATATCGCTCAGTGCAGGCTAGGCTGTGGACTGGCTAACCAACATGGATGCTGTTTGTGTTCCTTTGATGCGGTGCCTGGAGATTATCCGCTTTAACCACGGTTTGATTCCCGAGCCGACCGGTATTTTCTAGTTCTGTTGCCAGTCACGAACCGAAAGTCCTACAGTATGTGGGGGCAGGCAGACGCTGGACTCGGATCCCTAGGCGTCATATCGATTATTGTGGGTTCTACCGTGATTGATTTGGTCAGTTAAACAGTGAGAAGGTACCACAGGATAAATCCGGATTTGTAGTCTACAGCCAAGTGGGGGGCCAGTGTGTTTTTGATCTCGCCTGTCTGTGGAGATGTTGGAGAGACAGGTGCAACTTCTCTTGCAAGTTGATTAATAGCACGTCAACAGAATAGCCAGTCTATTTAAGAATATATAACGTTGGCTAAGAAGTCTAAATTATTTCCATTGTATTGTTCTTAATGGGGCAGTTCCTATTATTGGTTTGCTTACGAGCGAATCTAAAATAGCTGGTGTGGAGCTGCTGCCTTTTTCTGTCCTCGTGATGTGTGTATGGAGCGGCAGCTGGTGTTGCAAACTGTCTGGCTGCGTGGGTGTGAGAgagtgcatgcatgtatattataaaCATCTAAGTTATGGCTCTGGTCAGCCACTTTGAGTCTATCATTAACTGCAATTAACTGCCCGGTCCTCTACTATAAGTCATGCTGATATGTTTTTGTGAGCAGGCATTACAGCAGGTCCTTCACCTTTTCACTCCCAACTGTCAGACTGTCACTTTAGTAATAAGTTCCAGccagattcatttttttgtcattggacataaatgattgaaatataatgcatttttctttcaagtTGATTTGTTGCTGCATGTATTGTTTGTGGATGTTAGTGGTGTTGCcataatgtactgtatctgcATAGTATTGCATTTGTTTGATAGTAAATTTTATAAAAGCAATATTGTATTGGTCCAATGCTACGTACTTCCAGGATATGACTGATtgtgaatttgtattttttttgtgatgatTGATTCTGGGAGCATGTCGCTAAATATAACAGTCAAACTAGCAGGAGAATAaaaatagaattaaaaaaaaaaaaaaaaaaaaaaaacaaaacacaagcattaGCATAGAGTCTATCAGTATGAGAGCTGAAAAGAAATTGATCTATTTTTAGACCAGCGCTTTGATTAAGATAAGCTTTCtgtgaaaatgttctgctgtATCTTTATTATTAGTGAAGAAGATCAACTGCTTGCATGGATAAATGTGACTCATCTATGTAGTTTCACACAGATCATTTGACATGTGACTAATTATTAAATGCTATGATCAGTACATATCAGCTGCACAACTGAAGTACTGATACTTAGTATT
Encoded here:
- the adrm1 gene encoding proteasomal ubiquitin receptor ADRM1 isoform X1 gives rise to the protein MSSGALFPSLVSGSRGSSSKYLVEFRAGKMTLKGNVVTPDKRKGTVYIQQSDDSLIHFCWKDRTSGNVDDDLIIFPDDCEFKRVSQCTTGRVYVLKFKAGSKRLFFWMQEPKTDKDDEHCRKVNEYLNNPPIPGTAGGGGSSGHELSALGGEGGLQNLLGNMSHNQLMQLIGPTGLGGLGGLGALAGPGLANLLGSGGPATSSSSSSSRSQSAAATPASSGAPRLSSSQAPTTPVTPAASAVSPTSVAPSTPASAQTPVVPASVGSPASHQPIQLSDLQSILATMNVPASAAAQGSAVDLASVCTPEMMAPILTNAEIQQRLLPFLPSGESLPQSADEIQNTINSPQFQQAMSMFSSALASGQLGPLLTQFGLPAEAVDAANKGDVEAFARAMQGSKGDSKEKKEEDEDMSLD
- the adrm1 gene encoding proteasomal ubiquitin receptor ADRM1 isoform X2 — its product is MSSGALFPSLVSGSRGSSSKYLVEFRAGKMTLKGNVVTPDKRKGTVYIQQSDDSLIHFCWKDRTSGNVDDDLIIFPDDCEFKRVSQCTTGRVYVLKFKAGSKRLFFWMQEPKTDKDDEHCRKVNEYLNNPPIPGTAGGGGSSGHELSALGGEGGLQNLLGNMSHNQLMQLIGPTGLGGLGLGALAGPGLANLLGSGGPATSSSSSSSRSQSAAATPASSGAPRLSSSQAPTTPVTPAASAVSPTSVAPSTPASAQTPVVPASVGSPASHQPIQLSDLQSILATMNVPASAAAQGSAVDLASVCTPEMMAPILTNAEIQQRLLPFLPSGESLPQSADEIQNTINSPQFQQAMSMFSSALASGQLGPLLTQFGLPAEAVDAANKGDVEAFARAMQGSKGDSKEKKEEDEDMSLD